A window of Nicotiana tabacum cultivar K326 chromosome 24, ASM71507v2, whole genome shotgun sequence contains these coding sequences:
- the LOC142178149 gene encoding uncharacterized protein LOC142178149: MCTFVYAKCSSLERLELWDNMYYLASDMKLPWVVVGDFDVVLHEDKKTGGLLVHPPEYEDFAFCVKSCGLFDLGYKGSPFPWWNGRPNAECIFKRLDRVFVNLPFQNLFPTIDVEHLIRTGSDHAPLFMSCGEQATNFIKPFKFLNFWTKHETFKEVVRQNWSADFIGDPYLMLKRGSC, encoded by the coding sequence ATGTGTACTTTTGTATATGCTAAATGTTCTTCACTTGAGAGGCTGGAATTGTGggataatatgtattatcttgCAAGTGATATGAAGTTGCCTTGGGTTGTTGTTggtgattttgatgttgtgctACATGAAGATAAGAAGACTGGGGGACTGCTAGTTCACCCTCCTGAATACGAAGACTTTGCTTTTTGTGTGAAATCTTGTGGGCTATTTGATTTAGGCTACAAAGGAAGTCCATTCCCCTGGTGGAATGGTAGACCAAATGCTGAGTGTATCTTTAAGAGGCTGGATAGAGTTTTTGTGAACTTACCATTCCAGAATCTATTCCCTACCATTGATGTTGAACATCTCATTAGGACTGGATCAGATCATGCTCCTCTATTCATGAGCTGTGGTGAACAAGCTACTAACTTCATCAAGCCTTTTAAGTTCCTGAACTTCTGGACCAAACATGAAACATTTAAGGAGGTGGTTAGGCAGAACTGGAGTGCTGACTTTATTGGAGATCCATATCTCATGCtcaagaggggcagctgttga